One genomic window of uncultured delta proteobacterium includes the following:
- the acrE gene encoding cytoplasmic membrane lipoprotein (Evidence 2a : Function of homologous gene experimentally demonstrated in an other organism; PubMedId : 1720861; Product type lp : lipoprotein) has protein sequence MRIPRRYILFLAVLGMVPAAFLAGCDKGPQQMQMPTPEVTYLTVKTERVELTSELSGRTSALEVAEVRPQVTGIIQKRLFDEGQEVAEGQQLYQIDPALYEASLAEAKAALLRAEANFTAAQLMANRSAQAVKVNAVSRQENDNAFASMNQARAEVVAAKAAVDTASINIRYTKVNAPIAGHIGISSVTPGALVTANQGQALATIQRMDQMYVDLTQSSAELLRLKRSMMEGRLVSAGDGAAKVKLKLEDGQLYDIEGALQLADITVDTGTGAITVRAKFDNPMREITAGRRERLLFPGMFVRAILQEAVNERGILIPQRAVGRDTMGRATVYCVREVEPTKAEIEAAQKAGKTAEKSTKAMEEVIEIDRSIGKDYLVRSGLNVGDKVILDGRVKVRPGAVVKPVPYVPPKAADAPSGKAADASSGKEADASSGKEADASSGKEADASSASGSNGAPAAK, from the coding sequence ATGCGTATCCCCAGGCGATACATATTGTTTCTGGCCGTTCTCGGCATGGTGCCCGCCGCGTTTCTTGCCGGTTGCGACAAGGGGCCGCAGCAGATGCAGATGCCGACGCCCGAGGTCACCTACCTGACGGTGAAAACGGAGCGCGTGGAACTCACCTCCGAGCTCAGCGGGCGCACCTCCGCCCTGGAGGTCGCCGAAGTGCGGCCGCAGGTGACGGGCATCATCCAGAAGCGCCTGTTCGACGAAGGGCAGGAAGTGGCGGAAGGCCAGCAGCTCTACCAGATAGACCCGGCCTTGTATGAAGCCTCCCTTGCCGAGGCCAAGGCGGCTCTTTTGCGGGCCGAGGCCAACTTTACCGCCGCGCAACTTATGGCGAACCGCTCCGCGCAGGCGGTCAAGGTCAACGCCGTCAGCAGACAGGAAAACGACAACGCCTTCGCCAGCATGAACCAGGCCCGGGCGGAAGTCGTCGCGGCCAAGGCCGCCGTGGATACCGCCTCCATCAACATCCGCTACACCAAGGTTAACGCCCCCATTGCCGGGCATATCGGCATTTCCTCGGTGACGCCCGGCGCGCTTGTTACCGCGAACCAGGGCCAGGCGCTTGCGACCATCCAGCGGATGGACCAGATGTACGTGGACCTGACCCAGTCCAGCGCGGAACTCCTGCGGTTGAAGCGGTCCATGATGGAAGGCCGGCTGGTCTCCGCCGGGGACGGCGCGGCCAAGGTCAAACTCAAGCTTGAGGACGGCCAGCTCTACGATATCGAAGGCGCGCTCCAGCTCGCGGATATCACCGTTGATACGGGAACCGGCGCCATTACCGTGCGCGCCAAGTTCGACAACCCCATGCGCGAGATAACCGCGGGCCGGCGGGAACGCCTCCTGTTCCCCGGCATGTTCGTGCGGGCCATTCTGCAGGAAGCGGTCAACGAGCGGGGGATACTGATCCCGCAGCGGGCCGTCGGGCGCGATACCATGGGCCGCGCGACCGTGTACTGCGTGCGGGAGGTCGAACCCACCAAGGCAGAGATCGAGGCCGCGCAAAAGGCGGGCAAGACCGCTGAAAAGAGCACCAAGGCCATGGAAGAGGTTATCGAGATCGACCGGAGCATCGGGAAAGATTATCTGGTCCGCTCGGGCCTGAACGTGGGCGACAAAGTCATTCTCGACGGCAGGGTCAAGGTGCGCCCCGGCGCCGTGGTCAAACCCGTTCCGTATGTGCCGCCCAAGGCGGCTGACGCGCCCTCCGGCAAAGCGGCTGACGCCTCTTCGGGCAAGGAGGCTGACGCCTCTTCGGGCAAGGAGGCTGACGCCTCTTCGGGCAAGGAGGCTGACGCCTCTTCGGCTTCCGGAAGCAACGGCGCCCCGGCCGCGAAATAG
- the acrB gene encoding multidrug efflux system protein (Evidence 2a : Function of homologous gene experimentally demonstrated in an other organism; PubMedId : 10920254, 12351840, 12654283, 15111118, 15155734, 21450803, 7651136; Product type t : transporter) gives MAHFFIDRPIFAWVIAILIMLFGVLAINSLPISQYPNIAPPEVTITAVYPGASAKTIEDTVVQVIEQKLKGIDNLNYIYSTSDSSGQGSITLSFDAGTNPDIAQVQVQNKLQLATPLLPEMVQRQGVTVMKSTRNFLMVVGFYSEDGSMSEYDIADYVSSFVLDPLSRVRGVGDMSVFGSQYAMRVWIDVPMLEKYQVTVADITSAITSQNAQIPGGQIGGAPAVPGQPINFTVIAQNRLQTVDQFNQVLVKVRPDGSRVLLKDVAKMELSGENILARARYNRMPASGVGLKLASGANALETAAAIQEEVQKLSQFFPKGLKAMYPYDTAPFVRISIQEVVKTLIEAIILVFLVMYVFLQDIRATIIPTIAVPVVLLGTFGTLAAFGFTINTLTMFAMVLAIGLLVDDAIVVVENVERVMREDRLGPRAAARKSMSQITGALVGIALVLSAVFLPMAFFGGSVGVIYRQFSVTIVSSMILSVVVAMVLTPALCAQMLKPHQHVKTHEFKPGLVGFLGRVWYLLVGKWLDMFFAWFNRMFESSVNKYFHRVRKILRRPARYVIIYVLVVAAMGFAFVRLPTAFLPEEDQGIMFSLIQLEPGATFDRSLAIVNEVEEHFLQNEKEAVESLMCIVGFSFAGNGQNNGMCFIKMRDWKERDRPDLRAPVVAQRSMGRFSSVKNANIYFFMPPAVMELGTANGFDFELLDRANLGHDRLMEIRNEMLMKARQSPVLQSVRPNGLNDAPQYQLDFDLAKAAAQGVDLNLLNSTITSLWGSYYVNDFLDRGRTKKVFLQADAKYRTKPEDLAHIHIRNNQGQMVSLSSFTDGHWVMGSPRLERYNGVPSIEILGEAAPGRSSGDAMLEMERIFNTLPPGVDYAWTSLSYQEKLSGSQAPMLYALSILVVFLCLAALYESWAIPFSVMLIIPLGVIGALGGAMMRGLSNDVYFQVGLLTIIGLSAKNAILIVEFAKELEEEGMDLIQATLQASKMRLRPILMTSFAFILGVLPLAISKGAGSGSQNAIGTGVMCGMITATFLGIYLIPLSFVMISRIFHVTVHRLDEGDDEDHPKPPESPSGEKQYERFSAAGEGI, from the coding sequence ATGGCGCATTTTTTTATCGACAGGCCCATCTTCGCATGGGTTATCGCCATATTGATCATGCTGTTCGGGGTATTGGCCATCAACTCCCTGCCGATTTCGCAGTATCCGAACATCGCGCCGCCGGAAGTGACCATCACGGCCGTCTATCCCGGCGCGTCGGCGAAAACCATTGAAGACACCGTGGTCCAGGTTATCGAGCAGAAGCTCAAGGGTATCGACAATCTGAACTACATATACTCCACCAGCGATTCCAGCGGCCAGGGGAGCATCACCCTGTCCTTTGACGCGGGCACCAACCCGGATATCGCCCAGGTGCAGGTGCAGAACAAGTTGCAGCTCGCAACGCCGCTCCTGCCGGAAATGGTGCAGCGCCAGGGCGTGACGGTCATGAAGTCCACCCGCAACTTCCTCATGGTCGTGGGCTTTTATTCCGAAGACGGCAGCATGTCCGAGTACGACATCGCGGACTATGTCTCCAGCTTCGTCCTGGACCCGCTCAGCCGCGTGCGGGGCGTGGGCGACATGTCCGTGTTCGGTTCCCAGTACGCCATGCGTGTTTGGATCGACGTGCCCATGTTGGAGAAATATCAGGTCACGGTGGCGGACATCACCAGCGCCATCACAAGCCAGAACGCCCAGATTCCCGGCGGGCAGATCGGCGGCGCGCCGGCGGTGCCCGGCCAGCCCATCAACTTCACGGTTATCGCCCAGAACCGGTTGCAGACCGTTGACCAGTTCAACCAGGTCCTGGTCAAGGTGCGGCCCGACGGTTCCAGGGTGCTGCTCAAAGACGTGGCGAAGATGGAGCTTTCCGGCGAGAATATTCTCGCCCGCGCCCGGTACAACCGCATGCCGGCGTCCGGCGTTGGCCTTAAGCTCGCCAGCGGCGCCAACGCCCTGGAAACGGCGGCGGCGATTCAGGAGGAAGTGCAAAAGCTTTCGCAGTTCTTCCCCAAGGGGCTCAAGGCCATGTACCCGTACGACACGGCTCCCTTCGTGCGGATTTCCATCCAGGAGGTGGTCAAAACCCTGATCGAGGCCATTATTCTGGTCTTCCTGGTCATGTACGTCTTTCTGCAGGACATCAGGGCCACGATCATCCCGACCATCGCCGTGCCCGTGGTGCTCCTCGGCACCTTCGGGACGCTGGCGGCCTTCGGCTTCACCATCAACACCCTGACCATGTTCGCCATGGTTCTGGCCATCGGGCTTCTTGTGGACGACGCCATCGTGGTCGTTGAAAACGTGGAGCGCGTCATGCGGGAGGATCGATTAGGACCCCGCGCGGCCGCGCGAAAATCCATGTCCCAGATCACCGGGGCGTTGGTGGGCATCGCGCTGGTGCTGTCCGCGGTGTTTTTGCCCATGGCCTTTTTCGGCGGGTCCGTGGGCGTCATTTATCGTCAGTTCTCGGTGACCATCGTCTCGTCCATGATCCTTTCGGTCGTGGTGGCCATGGTGTTGACGCCGGCGCTCTGCGCCCAAATGCTCAAACCCCACCAGCACGTAAAGACGCACGAATTCAAACCGGGACTCGTCGGATTCCTCGGCAGGGTCTGGTATCTGCTTGTCGGCAAATGGCTGGATATGTTTTTCGCCTGGTTCAACCGGATGTTCGAAAGCTCGGTGAACAAGTATTTCCATCGGGTACGTAAGATTCTGCGCCGTCCGGCCAGATACGTCATCATATATGTCCTGGTGGTCGCGGCCATGGGCTTCGCCTTCGTGCGCCTGCCCACGGCCTTTCTGCCGGAGGAAGACCAGGGCATTATGTTCTCCCTGATCCAACTGGAGCCGGGCGCAACCTTTGACCGCTCGCTCGCGATCGTCAACGAGGTGGAAGAGCACTTCCTGCAGAACGAGAAGGAAGCCGTTGAATCGCTCATGTGCATCGTGGGGTTTTCCTTCGCGGGCAACGGGCAGAACAACGGCATGTGCTTCATCAAAATGCGGGACTGGAAGGAGCGCGACCGCCCGGATTTGCGCGCCCCGGTCGTGGCGCAGCGTTCCATGGGGCGGTTTTCCTCGGTCAAGAACGCCAACATCTATTTCTTCATGCCGCCGGCGGTTATGGAACTCGGCACGGCTAACGGGTTCGACTTCGAACTCCTGGACCGCGCCAACCTCGGGCATGACCGGCTCATGGAGATCCGCAACGAGATGCTGATGAAGGCGCGGCAGAGCCCGGTGCTGCAGTCCGTCCGGCCCAACGGCCTGAACGACGCGCCGCAGTATCAGCTGGACTTTGATCTCGCCAAGGCCGCGGCCCAGGGCGTGGACCTCAATTTGTTGAACTCCACGATCACCTCCCTCTGGGGCAGCTACTACGTCAACGACTTCCTGGACCGGGGCCGGACCAAGAAGGTCTTTCTCCAGGCGGACGCCAAATACCGCACCAAGCCGGAAGACCTGGCCCATATCCATATCCGCAACAACCAGGGCCAGATGGTTTCGCTCTCGTCCTTCACGGACGGGCATTGGGTCATGGGGTCCCCGCGTCTTGAGCGGTACAACGGCGTGCCGTCCATAGAAATCCTCGGCGAAGCCGCCCCCGGCAGAAGCTCGGGCGACGCCATGCTGGAGATGGAACGGATCTTCAACACCCTGCCGCCCGGCGTGGACTATGCCTGGACGAGCTTGTCCTACCAGGAAAAGCTGTCCGGCTCGCAAGCGCCGATGCTGTACGCGCTGTCCATCCTGGTCGTGTTCCTGTGCCTCGCGGCCTTGTACGAAAGCTGGGCCATTCCGTTCTCGGTCATGCTCATCATTCCGCTGGGCGTTATCGGCGCCCTTGGCGGGGCCATGATGCGGGGGCTTTCCAACGACGTGTACTTCCAGGTCGGCCTTCTGACGATCATAGGTCTGTCCGCCAAGAACGCCATCCTGATCGTGGAATTCGCCAAGGAGCTTGAGGAGGAGGGCATGGACCTCATCCAGGCGACCTTGCAGGCCTCCAAGATGCGGCTCCGGCCTATTTTGATGACCTCCTTCGCCTTCATCCTGGGCGTGCTGCCTCTCGCCATCAGCAAGGGCGCGGGCTCCGGCAGCCAGAACGCCATCGGCACCGGGGTTATGTGCGGCATGATTACGGCGACGTTCCTGGGGATTTACCTGATCCCCTTGTCCTTCGTCATGATTTCCCGCATATTCCACGTTACGGTGCACAGGCTTGACGAAGGCGACGACGAGGACCATCCGAAACCGCCGGAATCCCCGTCGGGCGAAAAACAATACGAGCGCTTCTCGGCGGCGGGAGAAGGGATATAA
- the ttgC gene encoding putative efflux pump outer membrane protein TtgC (Evidence 3 : Function proposed based on presence of conserved amino acid motif, structural feature or limited homology) translates to MRPTAMHMTRICLAAAVIASFALTGCTMAPRYDRPDLPVDAAWPESTRLTDEQRDAADAAANRVWRAFFKDGTVVSLVETALANNRDLRVAMLNIERVRAQYWIQRADLLPTINAAGSASNQYLNKAVSQRGEAVISRQYQATVGFTAFELDLFGRIRSLKESALQQFFATEEAAKSAQVTLVAEVVNAYLNLTAQKELLALARSTYQNRQESYDLIKRMFDMGLTSQLTVNQARTIVEEARVASAQFETNVGQAENVLVLLLGAPVPEGLHLAENMREIEMIPDLPPGLPSDLMQRRPDIMAAEHRLMAMNANIGAARANFFPSISITAALGSIAPQYHDLFSRGAGTWLFEPRAVLPIFDSGRNYATLKMSEADRDMAVATYEKSIQTAFREVADALVQRATIGEQLEAQKALVDATEATYTLSQNRYEIGLDSFINVLDAQRSLFSARQGMINTVLLRETNALNLYKALGGGWE, encoded by the coding sequence ATGCGTCCCACAGCTATGCACATGACACGCATCTGCCTTGCGGCCGCCGTTATCGCGTCCTTTGCGCTGACCGGCTGCACCATGGCCCCGCGCTACGACAGGCCGGATCTGCCGGTGGACGCCGCCTGGCCGGAATCCACGAGGCTCACCGACGAACAGCGTGACGCGGCGGATGCGGCCGCCAACAGGGTCTGGCGCGCATTTTTCAAGGACGGAACCGTGGTTTCGCTCGTGGAAACGGCGCTTGCCAACAACCGCGATCTGCGTGTGGCCATGCTCAACATTGAAAGGGTCCGGGCGCAGTATTGGATCCAGCGGGCGGACCTTCTGCCCACGATCAACGCGGCGGGTTCCGCGAGCAACCAGTACCTCAACAAGGCCGTATCCCAGCGGGGGGAAGCGGTCATCAGCCGCCAGTACCAGGCAACGGTCGGGTTCACGGCCTTTGAGCTGGACCTGTTCGGGCGCATCCGTTCCCTGAAGGAAAGCGCGCTGCAGCAGTTCTTCGCCACCGAGGAAGCCGCGAAAAGCGCCCAGGTCACGCTGGTGGCGGAAGTCGTCAACGCGTACCTGAACCTCACGGCGCAAAAGGAGCTTTTGGCGCTTGCCCGGTCGACCTATCAAAACCGTCAGGAATCCTATGATCTGATAAAACGCATGTTCGACATGGGCCTGACCTCGCAGTTGACCGTGAACCAGGCCCGGACCATCGTGGAAGAGGCCCGCGTGGCTTCCGCCCAGTTCGAGACGAACGTCGGGCAGGCGGAAAACGTGTTGGTCCTCCTTCTCGGCGCTCCCGTGCCGGAAGGGCTGCACCTTGCCGAAAACATGCGCGAGATCGAAATGATCCCCGACCTGCCGCCGGGGCTGCCCTCGGATCTCATGCAGCGCCGCCCGGACATCATGGCGGCTGAGCACCGGCTCATGGCCATGAACGCCAACATCGGCGCGGCGCGGGCGAACTTTTTCCCGAGCATCAGCATCACGGCGGCCCTGGGAAGCATTGCCCCGCAGTATCACGATCTCTTTTCGCGCGGCGCGGGCACTTGGCTTTTCGAGCCGCGGGCCGTGCTGCCGATTTTTGACTCGGGCCGGAATTACGCGACCCTCAAAATGTCCGAGGCAGACCGGGACATGGCCGTCGCCACGTATGAAAAGAGCATTCAGACGGCTTTCCGGGAAGTGGCGGACGCCCTCGTGCAGCGCGCCACCATCGGCGAGCAGTTGGAAGCCCAGAAAGCCCTGGTCGACGCGACCGAGGCGACGTACACCTTGTCCCAGAACCGGTATGAGATCGGGCTGGACAGCTTCATCAACGTGCTTGACGCGCAACGGTCATTGTTTTCCGCCCGCCAGGGGATGATTAACACCGTTCTCCTGCGCGAAACGAACGCCCTTAACCTGTACAAAGCGTTGGGCGGCGGCTGGGAATAG
- a CDS encoding conserved hypothetical protein (Evidence 4 : Homologs of previously reported genes of unknown function) translates to MNTFLNGSSSSILSSVKEQLQGAIGGNSGNNGGGLAGMAPGLLGAGALGGIAGALLSGKSMKKMATGALAVGGGVAAGALAWNLYKQWSSGRGDATPVAGQGIPAAVPPAPAIASSGALSGTPGGAEPDGMLFLEAMIFAARADGHIDAREQARINSMVEEMMPGQGAKEAVESFLNRPIDPRTLAGRVHSPQEAHAVYKLSCLMLDVDHFMERAYLDMLAQNLNIDQVTREMLELDADAARRAMDGGMPLDRELP, encoded by the coding sequence ATGAATACGTTTCTTAACGGTTCGTCCAGCTCTATCCTGAGCTCGGTCAAGGAGCAGTTGCAGGGCGCCATTGGCGGTAATTCCGGGAATAACGGCGGCGGGCTGGCCGGCATGGCGCCGGGGTTGCTGGGGGCGGGCGCTCTCGGCGGCATTGCGGGCGCGCTGCTTTCCGGGAAAAGCATGAAGAAAATGGCCACGGGCGCTCTGGCGGTCGGCGGCGGAGTGGCGGCGGGCGCCTTGGCCTGGAATTTGTACAAACAATGGTCCTCCGGGCGTGGCGACGCGACACCGGTTGCCGGTCAGGGGATTCCCGCTGCCGTACCGCCCGCTCCCGCCATTGCATCATCCGGGGCGCTTTCCGGGACACCGGGCGGGGCGGAGCCGGACGGTATGCTTTTCCTCGAAGCCATGATTTTCGCGGCCAGGGCCGACGGGCATATCGACGCGCGGGAACAGGCGCGGATCAACTCCATGGTGGAGGAAATGATGCCGGGCCAGGGCGCCAAGGAGGCCGTCGAGTCGTTCCTGAACCGGCCCATAGACCCCAGGACCTTGGCGGGCAGGGTGCACAGCCCGCAGGAGGCGCACGCCGTCTACAAACTGTCGTGCCTCATGCTGGATGTGGACCATTTTATGGAACGCGCCTACCTGGATATGCTGGCCCAAAACCTGAACATCGATCAGGTGACGCGGGAGATGCTGGAACTGGATGCGGATGCCGCAAGACGCGCCATGGACGGCGGAATGCCGCTCGATAGGGAATTGCCATGA
- the ygiW gene encoding conserved hypothetical protein (Evidence 4 : Homologs of previously reported genes of unknown function; PubMedId : 9298646): MQSESIFIKTAALQKKSAITALVLAGALTLLPAGAFSASTGGFKGPAADLATAKQASQMRDDAKVTLKGNIVKSLGDETYTFQDASGTIEVEIDDDVWRGQTIVPGDVVVISGEVDKDWTHTSVDVSSITKQ; this comes from the coding sequence ATGCAAAGCGAATCCATTTTCATAAAAACGGCTGCGCTTCAAAAGAAGAGCGCTATCACGGCGCTCGTGCTCGCGGGAGCGCTGACCCTGCTTCCGGCCGGAGCGTTTTCCGCCAGCACGGGCGGTTTCAAGGGACCGGCGGCTGATCTGGCGACGGCCAAGCAGGCGTCGCAGATGCGGGATGACGCCAAGGTCACGCTTAAGGGAAACATAGTCAAAAGCCTGGGTGACGAGACATATACATTCCAGGATGCGTCGGGAACCATTGAGGTGGAAATCGACGACGACGTCTGGCGGGGCCAGACAATCGTCCCAGGGGACGTGGTCGTCATCTCGGGAGAAGTGGACAAGGACTGGACGCACACGTCCGTTGACGTTTCTTCCATAACGAAACAATAA
- the qseB gene encoding DNA-binding response regulator in two-component regulatory system with QseC (Evidence 2a : Function of homologous gene experimentally demonstrated in an other organism; PubMedId : 21927389; Product type r : regulator): MRILLIEDDPIIGDGIRAGLIDLEYAVDWFTDGNDGLAAGKGADYDAVVLDLSLPSLDGLDILREWRRAGNPVPVLVLTARSSLGNRVEGLNCGADDYLGKPFALEELNARLRALIRRSNGRAAPVLSHGDVAFDPEKRTVRRQGREISLSPKETMLLELFLLRKNSVLSKDQIEEKLYPWGEEVVSNAVGVHVHHIRKKLGEGFIKTVHGIGYTLGEPE, encoded by the coding sequence ATGCGTATCCTGCTGATCGAAGACGACCCCATCATCGGCGACGGCATCCGGGCCGGGCTGATCGACCTTGAGTATGCCGTTGACTGGTTCACGGACGGCAACGACGGCCTGGCGGCCGGGAAGGGGGCGGATTACGACGCCGTGGTGTTGGATCTTTCCCTGCCCTCCCTGGACGGCCTGGATATTCTCCGGGAATGGCGCCGCGCCGGCAATCCGGTGCCGGTGCTCGTCCTCACGGCGCGAAGCAGCCTGGGAAACAGGGTCGAAGGCCTTAATTGCGGCGCGGACGATTACCTGGGCAAACCCTTTGCCCTTGAGGAACTGAACGCGAGGCTCCGGGCGTTGATCCGGCGCAGCAACGGGCGGGCGGCTCCCGTTCTTTCCCACGGGGATGTGGCGTTTGATCCGGAGAAGCGGACGGTGCGCCGGCAGGGGCGGGAAATTTCCCTGAGTCCCAAGGAAACAATGTTGCTGGAGTTGTTTTTGCTCCGCAAGAACAGCGTGCTGTCCAAGGACCAGATCGAGGAAAAGCTGTACCCGTGGGGCGAGGAGGTCGTCAGTAACGCGGTCGGGGTGCATGTGCACCATATCCGAAAAAAACTTGGCGAGGGGTTCATCAAAACCGTCCACGGGATCGGCTATACCTTGGGAGAGCCGGAATGA
- the qseC gene encoding sensory histidine kinase in two-component regulatory system with QseB (Evidence 2a : Function of homologous gene experimentally demonstrated in an other organism; PubMedId : 21927389; Product type r : regulator), with amino-acid sequence MRPKREWSLRLRLSLFFAVLLLAAWTVAAFCSWRASVEHINAFFDTQQMLFAKRLAAARYATITEHLPDTDDMLAAAGRGDEGEQEDDSLAFAVFSPGGQLLLSDGDEGKRFVFTPKANGFVDTRIKGDWWRIVWLTSMDRKVIVAVGQEREYRDDMAFAMLAGQMLPWLVLLPVLLLGLMMMLSRELAPLRSVAASLGRRDPNDTTPIAAQVQSEVRPLVQALNSLFSRIGDMLRRERVFIANAAHELRTPLAGLSIQAQVAHSAKTPETRAHALAQLRKGISRTSRLVDQLLMLSKLESPDAPDVSGAKDGAGSHGMPRDSLRWGELVENALEEAQGQIEAKNITLSFHDDSGGASILGQRELLDVLLRNVVGNAVAYTPEAGVIDVRLDARGFTMWNSSGTIAAADAARLGERFFRPPGQGGHGSGLGLSIVKRIAQIHGLGMHVSAESGRFAVVFTFPA; translated from the coding sequence ATGAGGCCAAAACGGGAGTGGAGCCTGCGCCTCAGGCTGAGCCTTTTTTTCGCGGTCCTTCTGCTCGCGGCCTGGACTGTCGCGGCGTTTTGCTCCTGGCGGGCGAGCGTGGAGCATATCAACGCCTTTTTCGATACCCAGCAGATGCTGTTCGCCAAGCGTCTGGCGGCGGCGCGTTATGCAACGATCACGGAGCATCTGCCGGATACGGACGACATGCTGGCTGCCGCCGGCCGAGGGGACGAGGGCGAGCAGGAGGATGATTCCCTCGCCTTTGCCGTTTTCAGCCCCGGTGGGCAATTGCTGCTGAGCGACGGCGATGAAGGGAAAAGGTTCGTCTTCACGCCAAAGGCGAACGGTTTTGTGGACACGCGCATCAAAGGCGACTGGTGGCGGATCGTCTGGCTCACTTCCATGGATAGGAAAGTCATTGTCGCGGTAGGCCAGGAACGTGAATACCGGGACGACATGGCCTTTGCGATGCTGGCCGGGCAGATGCTGCCCTGGCTTGTGTTGCTGCCGGTTCTTCTGCTGGGGCTCATGATGATGCTTAGCCGGGAGCTTGCGCCGCTCCGCTCGGTCGCGGCGAGCCTCGGCCGGCGCGACCCGAATGATACAACGCCCATTGCCGCGCAGGTGCAGTCCGAAGTACGGCCCCTGGTGCAGGCCTTGAACAGCCTGTTCTCGCGTATCGGCGACATGTTGCGGCGGGAACGGGTGTTTATCGCCAACGCGGCCCATGAGCTGCGTACGCCCCTGGCGGGTCTCAGCATACAGGCGCAGGTCGCGCACAGCGCCAAAACGCCGGAAACCCGCGCGCACGCCCTTGCACAGTTACGCAAGGGCATCAGCCGCACGAGCCGCCTCGTGGACCAACTGCTCATGCTTTCCAAACTCGAATCGCCGGATGCGCCGGATGTTTCAGGCGCTAAAGACGGCGCCGGCAGCCACGGCATGCCGCGCGACTCCCTGCGTTGGGGCGAGCTCGTTGAAAACGCTCTGGAAGAGGCGCAGGGGCAGATCGAGGCAAAAAATATAACCCTGAGCTTTCACGACGACTCCGGGGGAGCCTCCATCCTGGGGCAGCGGGAACTCCTGGACGTGCTCTTGCGGAACGTCGTCGGCAACGCGGTGGCGTATACGCCGGAGGCCGGAGTCATCGACGTGCGGCTTGACGCGCGGGGTTTTACCATGTGGAACAGCAGCGGCACGATTGCGGCCGCCGACGCCGCGAGGCTGGGCGAGCGCTTTTTTCGCCCACCCGGCCAGGGCGGGCATGGCAGCGGGCTGGGGCTTTCCATTGTCAAGCGGATCGCGCAGATACACGGGCTCGGCATGCATGTCAGCGCCGAGTCCGGGCGGTTCGCCGTGGTGTTCACCTTTCCGGCCTGA